A DNA window from Vigna unguiculata cultivar IT97K-499-35 chromosome 10, ASM411807v1, whole genome shotgun sequence contains the following coding sequences:
- the LOC114166104 gene encoding ras-related protein RABA3-like → MNQEMNGVEAEKQQENGNGKMGYDDVVEKIDYVFKVVVIGDSAVGKTQILSRFAKNEFCLDSKSTIGVEFQTKTVTINAKLIKAQIWDTAGQERYRAVTSAYYRGALGAMLVYDITKRQSFEHVARWLEELRAHADSSIVIMLVGNKGDLVEQRMVATEDAVEFAEEQGLFFSETSALSGDNVESAFLKLLEEINGVVSKKALECACGKVNGDTNFASFKGTKVDILSVPELEISEMKKLSSCSC, encoded by the exons ATGAACCAGGAAATGAATGGGGTTGAGGCTGAGAAGCAGCAAGAGAATGGAAATGGGAAAATGGGTTATGATGATGTGGTGGAGAAAATAGACTATGTGTTTAAGGTGGTGGTGATAGGGGACTCAGCAGTTGGAAAGACTCAAATACTGTCAAGGTTTGCAAAGAATGAGTTTTGCCTTGACTCAAAGTCCACCATTGGTGTTGAATTCCAGACCAAGACTGTCACTATTAATGCCAAACTCATCAAAGCTCAGATCTGGGATACTGCTGGCCAAGAAAG GTACAGGGCTGTAACAAGTGCATACTACAGAGGTGCATTAGGGGCAATGCTGGTGTACGACATAACAAAGAGGCAATCGTTTGAGCATGTTGCGAGGTGGCTTGAGGAACTGCGTGCACACGCAGATAGCTCCATTGTGATAATGTTGGTTGGTAACAAAGGTGATCTTGTGGAGCAGAGAATGGTGGCAACTGAAGATGCAGTGGAGTTTGCTGAGGAGCAGGGTCTCTTCTTCTCTGAGACTTCAGCTCTCAGTGGTGACAATGTGGAGAGTGCATTCCTCAAGTTGCTAGAAGAGATCAATGGTGTAGTGTCTAAAAAGGCATTGGAATGTGCTTGTGGGAAGGTGAATGGTGACACCAATTTTGCCTCCTTCAAAGGAACTAAGGTTGATATACTATCAGTTCCTGAATTGGAAATCAGTGAGATGAAGAAATTGTCTTCTTGCTCTTGTTAA